actcatatcatatatatatttcagaccTTGTTGAGTTTCACATAAATATTTTCACGGTCAATACGAAAATCTGTCTATTCATAGTGAAAGATACATGACATTGTAACTCTTACTTTGATACCAACTGTTGGatggtaatacatgtaccatgctttgtttcttcttcattttacaaatttagttcatttttcttaattttacaAATCAGTTTAATTTTTCCTCATATAacaaatcaatttcatttttcttcattttacaaatttatttcatacttcttcattttacaaatcaatttcatttttcttaattttacaAATCACTTTCATTTTTCTTAATATTacaaatcaatttcatttttcttcattttacaaatcaatttcatttttctcatatacactgtatataacaaatcaatttcaattttcttcattttacaaaataatttcatttttcctCTTTATacaaatcaatttcatttttcttcattttacaaatcaatttcatttttcctcatatatataacaaatcaatttcatttttctttattttacaaatcaatttcatttttcctCATTAtacaaatcaatttcaattttcttcattttacaaaataatttcattttcttcatgTTACAAATCAATTTTACTTCAGTTGACTTCAGTTTTTACAAGTGTCCATGTTTTGTCTCCAACTATAAGCTTATTGCCATTTGACCTAgatgtatggcaggtgtcgttgatgaagcagaagatgcTTACtattccggaacacctggtcctattcAAGGGTCCCCGTGctaatctatattttttttcatattttgttttattggttttcagttaaaatttcatttcaatgcCTGCATTCTCTGTTGTTTCTGTAAACATTCTATTTACATAATGTGATTTGTAGTAACATGTTTGTATTGGTTTCAGCCTGAAAATGAGTCGACCAACGCAGCAGGCCCTTCACTATCAAACTGGTTCGCAGAGGTGATAGAGCTGAGAAGAAAAGCCCAGGAGTACCGTAAACGGGCCCAAGGGACCCACTTCTCACGGGAACATGCCGTCCAGCTGATGGCCCAACAGGCTGATGCCTGGGACGTCCAGTCATCTGCCCGTAGTGGACATAGTACTCTGTCTGCCTTGTCCCTAGAAATAGGGTCGGCAAGGAATGGAGCGTCACGGTAAGTCAGATTTAGAAATTTTATGTGCTTTTTCTGGATACTgtaaaccaaaatatttttttgtgtatttaatTTTCATGTATTTTGCTGGCAAATAAAATTCTCAAAAAGCAATTGCtgcaaaatattttcaatcaCAGGTACAGAAGTCATGACACACAGCTGCCGTATCATACATCTCATGAAATCATAATAATTTCATATATGGAAGACAATTTAAATCTTAACACGGGGCAATATCAACACAATCTGTTTTTACTTTAAACAAATTTAGAAGCAGATACATTGGACTGATGGAATGTGATATCTGTCCTAAATATCTGGATTTATAACTGTAAATTGCACAATTAAATTACAGTCCAAAAGTCTTGTTAGACATGAAAATGCGAAATTAAGTCTCCACGAAAATAAATTGGTTTACAGTATGTGAGGGAAATCTTGACCCAAAAGGAGGTGCTGCATGGCCACCCAcgatcaattttattttttaaatagtgTAAATTAATGTATTGGCATAGGATAAACATTGAAGCAGTGTTTATTCCTTAAAAAGACTAAGTTTGCAACTGCAACGCCACCTTTCTTTACTTTTGTGTCTTCAAGTGACTTGTGTGCCTTTAATGAAACCAAATCGGATTTCTTCCTGCACGGTTAAATGACTTTTTAAATAACTTCTCAAAAAGCATGACAAAACTCTAGTACCTAAAAATTTAACGACTATAATATCTTTGTTGATCATTCTTCCTGGATATTCCAAAATGCTTATGTGGATAAACTCTTTCAGCCCAAAAATTGTTTGCTAATTAGTGATCCAGCACTCCCTGAGGCTGACTAGGGCCATATGCCCCAGGCCCTAGCTTAACTGTTGCACTGACCAGTGGTCATAGGTTGGGTTTTCccttaaaaatgtttttttcaatgttGATTTATATAAACTTTTGATAATTACAGCATGAAGGAAACAAAAAGAATAATtgtgttttctttaaattctcAGTCTCTGAGTCAAGAATGATGTTCTTGTACACCACCGAGTTCAGAGTGATGTTCTAGTACATCTCCGAGTTCACAGTGATGTTCTAGTACATCTCCGAGTTCACAGTGATGTTCTAGTACATCTCCGAGTTCACAGTGATGTTCTAGTACATCTCCGAGTTCAGAGTGATGTTCTAGTACATCTCCGAGTTCAGAGTGATGTTCTAGTACAGCTCTGAGTTCACAGTGATGTTCTACACCTCTGAGTTCACAGTGATGTTCTAGTACATCTCCGAGTTCAGAGTGATGTTCTAGTACACCTCTGAGTTCAGAGTGATGTTCTAGTACACCTCTGAGTTCAGAGTGATGTTCTAGTACAGCTCTGAGTTCAGAATGATGTTCTAGTACACCCCTGAGTTCAGAGTGATGTTCTAGTACACCCCTGAGTTCAGAGTGATGTTCTAGTACAGCTCTGAGTTCACAGTGATGTTCTACACCTCTGAGTTCACAGTGATGTTCTACACCTCTGAGTTCACAGTGATGTTCTACAGAGTTCATACCTGGTAcctcaatttaaaaaaaaaaatgaaatgaaaaaaaaattgaaaaccagaatgtaattttaattacagttttgttatatatttatgtataaaagcAGCAGCTGTTAATCCAAGTATTTACAAAGGAACCAATTTTTCCTTATGATTGTTCCAGACATATACCTTGGCCTTTTTTTCCTTACGGTCAATACACACAAGGTTATCAGTATTGGTGAAGGTCATGCCAccaaggtcagaggtcaaggtccTACTGACCAATAGGCTTGTGGTCAAGTCTCTGTGTCCATTCTGCTCTGTTACAGTTTTGTCCTTGTGAATGTATCCATTTAGCTTAGGAGGAGGACACACAACTAGGTCACTGACCCTAAGATCGACCTGTAAGACACATCCCTCGGGATCTACTGCCAAGCTCCCTAACACTTGATTGTCTCCCTTACCTACCACACAACTAGATGTGCCAGTCTTGGAGTAAACTCGGACTCGAATCTTGCCTTCGCACAATTCGTTCACACAAATGTTCCCGTTATTTGTGACATGAATATAATGTGGATTACTGAGTACTTCTCTAGATCCAAATGCACCTAAGCTCTTAATAAGCTTACCGTTCGAGTTGTAGCAGAGTATTCTCCCCTTTGCTCTATCGGTGATATAGATTTTGTCAGATTTGTCGATGCAGAGTCCATACGGTTCATACAGCGGCTGACCTTCAATGGAAACTGTGGATTTACCCTTCCAGTCCGAGACGACTACCCGGCAGCCGGCTGGCTGGGTGTAAACTACGCGTTTTGAGGAGAGCCAGGCGACATCCTGCGGTCTATATTTAGCTAAATCTATAAACATGTAGAACATCCTCTTTGGAATAGTGCTGAAATGGCTTAGGTACTGTCCATCACTGCTATAGATCACCACAAAACAACTCtctgtgtcactgaccacaaaCTCTCCGGTCAAAGACACACAGATACATGTCGGACACAGTAGACGTTCTCCAACAGGACctagtaggtcaaaggtcataacGGGACCTAATGGGTCAGCTAGTGTTTTGGAGTCAGACTGGAGATCCTTACCAAGTAGATCTGTACGATTGTCAGACTGAACATCATTAACTGGCATTCCTGTATAGATGCTGGATCGGACATCATTTTCTGTGTCATCTGTGTTGGAGGGGACATCATTTTCTGTGTCATCTGTGTTGGAGGGGACATCATTTTCTGTGTCATCTGTGTTGGAGGGGACATCATTTTCTATGACATCAGTTCCAGGGTCTGACTGGACATCATTTTCTATGACATCAGTTCCAGGGTCTAACTGGACATCATTTTCTATGACATCAGTGTTGGAGGGGACATCATTTTCTATGACATCAGTTCCAGGGTCTAACTGGACATCATTTTCTATGACATCAGTGTTGGAGGGGACATCATTTTCTATGACATCAGTTCCAGGGTCTGACTGGACATCATTTTCTTGGACATAAGTGTCGGAGCAGACACCATTTTCTAGAACATCAGTGTTGGAGGGAGTGTTAAAGGGGACATCATTTTCTTTGACATCAATTTCAGTGTCAGACTGAACATTGTTTCCTATGACATCAATTCCAGTGTCAGTGTAAACATCATTTTCTATAACATCAATTCCAGTGTCGGACTGAAAATCATTTTCGGTGACATCAATTCCAGTGTCGGACTGAACATCATTTTCGGTGACATCAATTCCAGTGTCGGACTGAACATCATTTTCTATGACATCAATGCCAGTGTCCAAACAGACATAATTTTCTATGACATCAATGTCAGTGTCAGACTGAACCTCATTTTCTATGACATCAATGCCAGTGTCAGACTGAACATCATTTTCGGTGACATCAATGCCAGTGTCCGAACAGACATCATTTTCTATGTCATCAATTCTAGTGTCCGGCTGGACAATGAGATTTGTTGTATCTGTACATGTGTTCATCTGGACATTGGTCAAGCAGGtatcattataatatgacataCCTGTTAGGATGGAATGGGATACCTGTGTAGATTTGTGATCCCTAGGCCTTTTTAGATGATTTAAGTGATGTATAATCTTCACATTTTCCACTTTTTTCCCCGACACTCATATATACGAAAATAATATCACTTTCTGTATTAATGTTCAAAAGTGACTTTTCTATTTAGAAATAATCCAAGAGAAAGCAAAACCAGTAAAATGCATTGACAACACAAATTGACACAAAAATGCAATTTTAGTCAACAGCATTCAAAATCCATCCTGCCTCTTCTTTCCCTTCAGTAAGAATTCCATATATGACATTCATTTCTTGTCACAATTTAGAAATTTCCTTTTGAATCAGTCCAGGTCTGTCAATGTTAATTGTCTGTGGGATATATCAGTTTTTTCTATGCACGGCTGTCGATCTGTAACGGTAGTACGTAGCAGACAGCAGGAAGTGTTGTCGTTTCCTGATCCATTGTCGGCCGCTTTCTCTCTAGGTATATCTTATCCGTTTTACATGTAGGCAGATTGAAGATGGGTTAATCActtcacatgtatataatcatgTGTATTAGAACTTAATTGTTTTTCTGTCTAGATATTCTACACACATGTAGATGACAAACAGTTGTGTATTATTTAATTCTCTTGTATTGTACGTTTTTATCATtaccctttaaaaaaaaaatttcggaCATCAACAG
Above is a window of Pecten maximus chromosome 7, xPecMax1.1, whole genome shotgun sequence DNA encoding:
- the LOC117330972 gene encoding uncharacterized protein LOC117330972 — encoded protein: MSYYNDTCLTNVQMNTCTDTTNLIVQPDTRIDDIENDVCSDTGIDVTENDVQSDTGIDVIENEVQSDTDIDVIENYVCLDTGIDVIENDVQSDTGIDVTENDVQSDTGIDVTENDFQSDTGIDVIENDVYTDTGIDVIGNNVQSDTEIDVKENDVPFNTPSNTDVLENGVCSDTYVQENDVQSDPGTDVIENDVPSNTDVIENDVQLDPGTDVIENDVPSNTDVIENDVQLDPGTDVIENDVQSDPGTDVIENDVPSNTDDTENDVPSNTDDTENDVPSNTDDTENDVRSSIYTGMPVNDVQSDNRTDLLGKDLQSDSKTLADPLGPVMTFDLLGPVGERLLCPTCICVSLTGEFVVSDTESCFVVIYSSDGQYLSHFSTIPKRMFYMFIDLAKYRPQDVAWLSSKRVVYTQPAGCRVVVSDWKGKSTVSIEGQPLYEPYGLCIDKSDKIYITDRAKGRILCYNSNGKLIKSLGAFGSREVLSNPHYIHVTNNGNICVNELCEGKIRVRVYSKTGTSSCVVGKGDNQVLGSLAVDPEGCVLQVDLRVSDLVVCPPPKLNGYIHKDKTVTEQNGHRDLTTSLLVSRTLTSDLGGMTFTNTDNLVCIDRKEKKAKVYVWNNHKEKLVPL